Proteins encoded by one window of Primulina huaijiensis isolate GDHJ02 chromosome 1, ASM1229523v2, whole genome shotgun sequence:
- the LOC140982483 gene encoding transcription factor MYB60-like isoform X2 yields MVRPPCCEKAGIKKGPWTPEEDIILVSYIQEHGPGNWRSVPTSTGLLRCSKSCRLRWTNYLRPGIKRGNFTPHEEGMIIHLQALLGNKWAAIASYLPQRTDNDIKNYWNTHLKKKLKKFQMASDHHNSTSYNHHHFAPKNEFNNERVFDNSKPQYNSSLITTDPNSSVYASSAENISRLLEGWMRTSPFQPNNHDKTYRDISAECDTTAAAAAATVPASIQCYKPQIENDEGINGMINHSDELQCILSYNHNLNRMACEKSVSCDSSQKGSENSGLTDQEKLHFMHEEKPKIETNPPLSFLEKWLLEESCTQVEGVLELPSIF; encoded by the exons ATGGTAAGGCCTCCATGTTGTGAAAAGGCTGGAATCAAGAAAGGTCCATGGACTCCTGAAGAAGACATTATCTTGGTGTCTTATATTCAAGAACATGGCCCTGGAAATTGGAGATCCGTGCCTACCAGTACCG GTCTGTTGAGGTGCAGCAAGAGTTGCAGGCTTAGATGGACTAATTACCTAAGACCAGGGATCAAGAGAGGGAACTTCACCCCACATGAAGAAGGGATGATAATACACCTTCAAGCTTTGTTGGGAAACAA ATGGGCTGCTATAGCTTCATATTTGCCTCAAAGAACAGATAATGACATCAAGAACTATTGGAACACacacttgaagaagaagctCAAGAAATTCCAAATGGCTTCTGATCATCATAACTCCACTTCttataatcatcatcatttcgCGCCGAAGAATGAATTCAACAATGAAAGGGTTTTCGACAACAGCAAGCCTCAGTATAACTCTAGCCTCATTACAACTGATCCGAATTCTTCGGTGTACGCCTCGAGTGCTGAAAACATATCAAGACTCTTGGAAGGTTGGATGAGAACATCCCCCTTCCAACCCAATAACCACGACAAAACTTATCGTGATATTTCAGCAGAATGCGACActactgctgctgctgctgctgctactGTTCCTGCATCGATTCAGTGTTACAAGCCTCAAATTGAGAATGATGAAGGGATTAATGGGATGATTAATCATAGCGATGAATTGCAATGTATTTTGTCCTATAATCACAATTTGAACAGAATGGCTtgtgaaaaatcagtttcttgTGATTCTAGCCAAAAGGGTTCTGAAAACAGTGGATTGACTGATCAAGAAAAGCTTCATTTCATGCACGAGGAGAAGCCGAAGATCGAAACCAATCCTCCATTGTCGTTTCTTGAGAAATGGTTGCTGGAAGAAAGCTGTACTCAAGTTGAAGGAGTTTTGGAGTTGCCATCAATTTTCTAG
- the LOC140982483 gene encoding transcription factor MYB60-like isoform X1: MVRPPCCEKAGIKKGPWTPEEDIILVSYIQEHGPGNWRSVPTSTGLLRCSKSCRLRWTNYLRPGIKRGNFTPHEEGMIIHLQALLGNKWAAIASYLPQRTDNDIKNYWNTHLKKKLKKFQMASDHHNSTSYNHHHFAPKNEFNNERVFDNSKPQYNSSLITTDPNSSVYASSAENISRLLEGWMRTSPFQPNNHDKTYRDISAECDTTAAAAAATVPASIQCYKPQIENDEGINGMINHSDELQCILSYNHNLNRMACEKSVSCDSSQKGSENSGLTDQEKLHFMHEEKPKIETNPPLSFLEKWLLEESCTQVEGVLELPSIF, encoded by the exons ATGGTAAGGCCTCCATGTTGTGAAAAGGCTGGAATCAAGAAAGGTCCATGGACTCCTGAAGAAGACATTATCTTGGTGTCTTATATTCAAGAACATGGCCCTGGAAATTGGAGATCCGTGCCTACCAGTACCG GTCTGTTGAGGTGCAGCAAGAGTTGCAGGCTTAGGTGGACTAATTACCTAAGACCAGGGATCAAGAGAGGGAACTTCACCCCACATGAAGAAGGGATGATAATACATCTTCAAGCTTTGTTGGGGAACAA ATGGGCTGCTATAGCTTCATATTTGCCTCAAAGAACAGATAATGACATCAAGAACTATTGGAACACacacttgaagaagaagctCAAGAAATTCCAAATGGCTTCTGATCATCATAACTCCACTTCttataatcatcatcatttcgCGCCGAAGAATGAATTCAACAATGAAAGGGTTTTCGACAACAGCAAGCCTCAGTATAACTCTAGCCTCATTACAACTGATCCGAATTCTTCGGTGTACGCCTCGAGTGCTGAAAACATATCAAGACTCTTGGAAGGTTGGATGAGAACATCCCCCTTCCAACCCAATAACCACGACAAAACTTATCGTGATATTTCAGCAGAATGCGACActactgctgctgctgctgctgctactGTTCCTGCATCGATTCAGTGTTACAAGCCTCAAATTGAGAATGATGAAGGGATTAATGGGATGATTAATCATAGCGATGAATTGCAATGTATTTTGTCCTATAATCACAATTTGAACAGAATGGCTtgtgaaaaatcagtttcttgTGATTCTAGCCAAAAGGGTTCTGAAAACAGTGGATTGACTGATCAAGAAAAGCTTCATTTCATGCACGAGGAGAAGCCGAAGATCGAAACCAATCCTCCATTGTCGTTTCTTGAGAAATGGTTGCTGGAAGAAAGCTGTACTCAAGTTGAAGGAGTTTTGGAGTTGCCATCAATTTTCTAG